A DNA window from Massilia putida contains the following coding sequences:
- the ku gene encoding non-homologous end joining protein Ku translates to MARSMWKGAISFGLVHIPVEMYPAASDQGLDLTMLDRRDFAPIGFKRYNKATGKEVSWDDIVKGYEYKDGEYVVLTDEDLRRANPEATQTIDILAFVNADQVPLIYYEQPYYLAPGKGGDKVYALLRETLREVGKIGIANVVIRVKQHLAALVCVGDTIVLNTLRYPDEIRPTDELKIPGADSKAAQVTDKELQMAKALVEGMSEKWKPQQYHDTYREDVLALIKKKVAANQTKTLTEPEPEEEKPAKTNVIDLVSLLQSSLGKKPAKAAASDDDDDDEPPPRKAKKPARDEDEDSDETPPPRARKAPAHAATHAGARRTTAAKSTTAKTATKTAAKRATAGKTAAKSATAKAPARRRKAA, encoded by the coding sequence ATGGCGAGAAGTATGTGGAAGGGTGCGATCAGCTTCGGGCTGGTGCATATCCCGGTCGAGATGTATCCGGCGGCGAGCGACCAGGGGCTCGACCTGACGATGCTCGACCGGCGCGACTTCGCGCCGATCGGCTTCAAGCGCTACAACAAGGCGACGGGCAAGGAAGTGTCCTGGGACGACATCGTCAAGGGCTATGAATACAAGGATGGCGAATACGTCGTGCTGACCGACGAGGACCTGCGCCGCGCCAATCCGGAGGCGACGCAGACCATCGACATCCTCGCCTTCGTCAACGCCGACCAGGTCCCGCTGATCTATTACGAACAGCCGTATTACCTGGCCCCCGGCAAGGGTGGCGACAAGGTCTATGCGCTGCTGCGCGAGACGCTGCGCGAGGTGGGCAAGATCGGCATCGCCAACGTCGTCATCCGCGTCAAGCAGCACCTGGCCGCCCTCGTGTGCGTGGGCGACACCATCGTGCTGAACACGCTGCGCTATCCGGACGAGATCCGCCCCACCGACGAGTTGAAAATCCCGGGCGCGGACTCGAAGGCCGCGCAGGTCACGGACAAGGAACTGCAGATGGCCAAGGCGCTCGTGGAAGGCATGAGCGAGAAGTGGAAGCCGCAGCAGTACCACGACACCTACCGCGAAGACGTGCTCGCGCTGATCAAGAAAAAAGTCGCCGCCAACCAGACCAAGACGCTGACGGAACCGGAGCCGGAGGAAGAAAAGCCGGCCAAGACGAACGTCATCGACCTCGTGTCGCTGCTGCAGTCCAGCCTGGGCAAGAAGCCGGCCAAGGCCGCGGCATCCGACGACGACGACGACGACGAACCGCCGCCGCGTAAAGCGAAGAAGCCGGCGCGCGACGAGGACGAGGACAGCGACGAAACGCCCCCGCCGCGCGCGCGCAAGGCGCCCGCGCACGCGGCCACGCATGCGGGCGCGAGGCGCACGACGGCCGCGAAGTCGACCACCGCGAAGACGGCGACGAAGACGGCGGCCAAGCGCGCGACCGCGGGCAAGACCGCGGCGAAGTCCGCCACGGCAAAGGCGCCCGCCCGGCGCAGGAAGGCAGCCTGA
- a CDS encoding SDR family oxidoreductase, protein MATQDDAANKQKAIQNRQDQHDASMQKGDQGSGSNAAQTGIQQPSGDFPAQHLAKPGLEAQMELKPRFMAEHYKGSGKLAGQVAIVTGGDSGIGRAVAVLFAREGADVAILYLNEHEDAAETQRLVEAEGTKCVTIAGDVKDMEFCQQAVDQIVAKWGRLDVLVNNAAFQEHAASLLDLTEDRFDETMRTNIYGYFHMAKAALPYMKRGAAIINTGSVTGLKGSKKLLDYSTTKGAIHAFTMSLAANLLDQGIRVNAVAPGPVWTPLNPADQSPEDITKFGQSTTFGRPAQPEELSPAYVYLASNVCSGYVTGVVLPITGSVGE, encoded by the coding sequence ATGGCAACACAGGACGATGCAGCGAACAAGCAGAAGGCGATCCAGAACCGCCAGGACCAGCATGACGCCAGCATGCAGAAGGGTGACCAGGGCAGCGGCAGCAATGCGGCCCAGACGGGCATCCAGCAGCCGAGCGGCGACTTCCCCGCCCAGCACCTGGCCAAGCCGGGCCTGGAAGCCCAGATGGAGCTCAAGCCCAGGTTCATGGCCGAACATTACAAGGGCAGCGGCAAGCTGGCAGGCCAGGTGGCCATCGTCACGGGCGGCGATTCCGGCATCGGGCGCGCCGTCGCGGTGCTGTTCGCGCGCGAAGGCGCCGACGTCGCGATCCTGTACCTGAACGAACACGAGGACGCGGCCGAGACGCAGCGCCTGGTCGAGGCCGAGGGCACGAAATGCGTGACGATCGCGGGCGACGTGAAGGATATGGAGTTCTGCCAGCAGGCCGTCGACCAGATCGTCGCCAAGTGGGGCCGGCTCGACGTCCTGGTGAACAACGCCGCGTTCCAGGAACACGCCGCGTCGCTGCTCGATCTGACGGAAGACCGCTTCGACGAGACGATGCGCACGAATATCTACGGCTACTTCCACATGGCGAAGGCCGCCCTGCCCTACATGAAGCGCGGCGCGGCCATCATCAACACGGGTTCCGTGACGGGCCTGAAAGGCTCGAAGAAGCTGCTCGACTACTCGACCACGAAGGGCGCCATCCACGCGTTCACGATGTCCCTCGCCGCGAACCTGCTGGACCAGGGCATCCGCGTGAACGCCGTCGCGCCGGGCCCCGTGTGGACGCCGCTGAACCCGGCCGACCAGTCGCCCGAAGACATCACCAAGTTCGGCCAGAGCACGACGTTCGGCCGTCCGGCCCAGCCGGAAGAGCTGTCGCCGGCGTACGTGTACCTGGCGTCCAACGTGTGCTCGGGCTATGTGACGGGCGTCGTGCTGCCGATCACCGGATCGGTGGGCGAGTAA
- a CDS encoding GGDEF domain-containing response regulator, translating to MMAQQTDGEAGRTGVYLSPMAQRRAEFADACASLFARLHLADSADVAASLLAREQPDLLVIDLDRFEPSIDADALGDLVARRAGLPVLLLCPFAAAAWVPALMASGPVAYAVTPLDAAALRAAVDARLMLPDAPPDDASSLRALLGLRARVQAAVDGAEDAHQLSEALCAALCAWPGVLHAGVFLRADDNDLQLVAQQGPDALLLGALLQRTDRLLQVPLRHAFPGLLAAAGGSAVLVEAPEQPGEPALAEGLRAHGVAMALGLPIPADGPGAPCGALSLLFGVARAFSLEDWTTLQDVAALAALGLRLAGIVRENDHLLARLTYISTTDALTGVANRRHGEALLEQEIKRARRYRVPLALLSFDIDRFKAVNDTYGYPVGDVALRAVADTARAVLRASDILVRSGGEEFHIIAPHTSAIDGLKMAEKVRVAIERAEIPGCDHVTVSLGVAQLGERESGDSLTQRTDAALARAKRAGRNCVELAMQ from the coding sequence ATGATGGCGCAGCAGACGGATGGGGAAGCAGGGCGGACCGGGGTGTACCTGAGTCCGATGGCGCAGCGTCGGGCCGAGTTCGCGGATGCGTGCGCGTCCCTGTTCGCGCGCCTGCACCTGGCCGACAGCGCCGACGTCGCCGCCAGCCTGCTGGCGCGCGAGCAGCCGGACCTGCTCGTCATCGACCTCGACCGTTTCGAGCCGAGCATCGACGCGGATGCGCTGGGCGACCTCGTCGCCCGCCGCGCCGGCCTGCCCGTCTTGCTGCTGTGTCCCTTCGCGGCCGCGGCCTGGGTGCCGGCGCTGATGGCCAGCGGTCCCGTCGCCTATGCCGTCACGCCGCTCGACGCGGCGGCGCTGCGCGCAGCCGTGGACGCGCGCCTGATGCTCCCCGACGCGCCGCCGGACGACGCTTCCAGCCTGCGCGCCTTGCTCGGCCTGCGCGCCCGCGTGCAGGCGGCGGTCGACGGGGCGGAGGATGCGCACCAGCTGTCCGAAGCCCTGTGCGCCGCGCTGTGCGCGTGGCCGGGCGTGCTGCATGCCGGCGTGTTCCTGCGCGCAGACGACAACGATCTGCAGCTGGTTGCCCAACAGGGGCCCGACGCCCTGCTGCTCGGCGCGCTGCTGCAGCGCACGGACCGGCTGCTGCAGGTGCCGCTGCGCCATGCATTCCCCGGCCTGCTCGCGGCGGCCGGCGGCAGCGCCGTGCTGGTCGAGGCGCCGGAACAGCCGGGCGAACCGGCGCTGGCGGAAGGCTTGCGCGCGCACGGCGTCGCGATGGCGCTGGGTCTGCCGATTCCGGCCGACGGTCCCGGCGCCCCGTGCGGCGCGTTGTCGCTGCTGTTCGGCGTCGCGCGCGCCTTCTCGCTGGAAGACTGGACGACCTTGCAGGACGTGGCGGCCCTGGCCGCCCTGGGCCTGCGCCTGGCCGGCATCGTCCGGGAAAACGACCACCTGCTGGCGCGCCTGACGTATATCTCGACGACGGACGCGCTGACCGGCGTGGCGAACCGCCGTCACGGCGAAGCGTTGCTGGAACAGGAAATCAAGCGCGCCCGCCGCTACCGCGTGCCGCTCGCGCTGCTGTCGTTCGACATCGACCGTTTCAAAGCCGTCAACGACACGTACGGCTATCCCGTCGGCGACGTGGCGCTGCGCGCGGTGGCCGACACGGCCAGGGCCGTGCTGCGCGCCAGCGACATCCTCGTGCGCTCGGGCGGCGAGGAATTCCACATCATCGCGCCGCACACGAGCGCCATCGACGGCCTCAAGATGGCGGAAAAGGTGCGCGTGGCGATCGAACGGGCCGAGATCCCCGGCTGCGACCACGTGACGGTGAGCCTCGGCGTGGCCCAGCTGGGGGAGCGGGAGAGCGGCGATTCGCTGACCCAGCGCACCGATGCCGCCCTCGCGCGCGCCAAGCGGGCGGGCCGCAACTGCGTCGAACTGGCGATGCAGTGA